The DNA window aaaagacggtgtggttgtttcaaggagcacaatacaacgaaaatgagctgcatgggcTCCAATGCCATAAAAacgcccggttacaatatgcccgacaacaccttgacacgcctcacagcttctggtacactgtaatttggagtgatgagaccaaaatagagctttatggtcacaaccataagtgctttGTTTGGACATGGGTCAAAAAggcctataatgaacagaataccatccccactgtgaagcatggtggtggctcactgatgttttgggggtgcgTGAGCTCTAAAAGCAAGGGGAATCTTGTGGAAattaatggcaagatgaatgcagcatgttatcagaaaatactagcagacaatttgcattctgctgcacgaaagctgtgcatgggacgctcttggactttccagcacttTCTTGGACACATGCAAGAATTCGGCGCATCTTAGAcgactattacaaaagactgatattgatgctaaagggggcaatacacagtattaagaactaagggtatgcagacttttgaacaagggtcagtaaacatttttatttgttgccatgttttgttttatgattgtgccattctgttatgaggtacagttgaatgtgaatcccataagaaataaaagtgtttcgcctgttcactcatgttttacttacaaattgtacatatattaccaattctccaagggtatgcaaaattttgagcacaactgtgtctTATGTAAGAGTTAACAAGGATATAAGAGTGAATATGGATTTCTAGAGATGATGTGAGTGACTGCACCTTTATGTATTTCCATAATCTAATGATGATGAGGCTGGATCAAAGTGGATGAGGCTGTTACACTTGGTCTTGGGCTCCCACTGTGCAGGGTTTGCAACTTCTATGTTACATTCGTCCATAACTGAAATCTCCACCTACTCTGGGCACCAGGTCATGCAAAACAAACTGTCACATGGGTTGCCTATTAAGCTTGTTAGCTTGTAGTGCATAATACACTTTTCTCTATACCTCGCTCAGCACTTTAACAGTTTATCACTTTTGTCAGGAAAGTTTAGCCCAATAAGCAAATTTTCTGGATGTGTTGTTACTCCTCCTCTCTAATTCATACAtatttattcaatgttttatttagatccacaaaattaataaaaattgtGAGATTTTCAAATATCTACGAAGATGGAGGAGTACCTCGACCATAGGtcttcaaacctctcctggggaccgccagctagcacacctgaatcaactgaATCAACgctatttatatttatatactagttaacaagcccttacctgttgaatcaggcgagctatttcagggcaaaaactaaactgtgagatggctaGGGGGTCCCCAGGAGCTATGACCTAGATTGTTTGATTTCATAACTTACCATGAATCAATAATATGAGGATGAAAATATTCCCATTTCATTGAAAGGCCTTTAGTTTTCTCATAAATAATGAAAGAAGACAATAGATATGGTGGAAGTTGTCATTTCTGAAAATCTTCCAAGCTCCCCCCTTAATTCTTGGGCCCCAGTGACTTTAACTTCTGGAATGTActtcattgaaaatatttgttttattgaaagaTTTACAGAAACAGAATGACAATATGGCAATATTCAGAGATAAATGGCAAAATACTAATAACATAAGTAACTGGGGGGGGATCTTCTACtccagagaaaaagaaaagcaatctGCATATTCCAACCCCCAAAGGGCATACTGCAGCCTAGTGCAAAATCTGTCGAGAACTTCACAGTGTGTTTATACAGTGTGTATTAGGCCTATACTGtacactcacataaaggattattaggaacacctgttcaatttctcattaatgcaattatctaatcaaccaatcacatggcagttgcttcaatgcatttaggggtgtggtcctggtcaagacaatctcctgaactccaaactgaatgtcagaatgggaaagaaaggtgatttaagcaattttgagtgtggcatggttgttggtccGGTCTAaaaatttcacaatctgctcagtcactgggattttcatgcacaaccatttctaaggtttacaaagaatggtgtgaaaagggaaaacatccagtatgcggcagtcctgtgggcaaaaatgccttgttgatgctagaggtcagaggaaaatgggccgactgattcaagctgatagaagagcaactttgactgaaataaccactcgttacaaccgaggtatgcagcaaagcatttgtgaagccacaacacgcacaaccttgaggcggatgggctacaacagcagaagaacccaccgggtaccattcatctccactaaaaataggaaaaaatggctacaatttgcacaagctcaccaaaattggacagttgaagactagaagaatgttgcctggtttgatgagtctcgatttctgttgagacattcagatggtagagtcagaatttggcgtaaacagaatgagaacatggatccatcatgccttgttaccactgtgcagggtggtggtggtggtgtaatggtgtgggggatgttttcttggcacacttaggccccttagtgccaattgggcatcgtttaaatgccacggcctacctgagcattgtttctgaccatgtccatccctttatgaccaccatgtacccatcctctgatggctacttccagcaggataatgcaccatgtcacaaagctcgaatcatttcaaattggtttcttgaatatgacaatgagttcactgtactgaaatggcccccacagtcaccagatctcaacccaatagagcatctttgggatgtggtggaacgggagcttcgtgccctggatgtgcatcccacaaatctccatcaactgcaagatgctatcctatcaatatgggccaacatttctaaagaatgctttcagcaccttgttgaatcaatgccacgtagaattaaggcagttctgaaggcgaaagtgggtcaaacacagtatggtgttcctaataatcctttaggtgagtgtatatgtttgATTTTCTGACCAGCCTGGCcttaaaattataataaaatgtatacatggattaaaatacacAATACATGTACTGCCGACACTTGAATAAAGTTGCCACTTTGACAATTAATTCACCTTTTCCCACCGTTAAGTAATGTAATTCAAGGAATACACCATCTTTGAAGATCAGAAACATATAATGTATATGCTGGATAATCAACTTTAAAACCATTTTTCTGGCCTTGATCCATTTGTTTACATATATGGCTTCTGAATTTTGATtcatatttggacattttcacaaatgtaaCTTGGGGTCAAAAATACTTTTACTCTGAGCCTTTTGTAGTTTCACCCTTTGTAGGCACTTGATTACTTTTGCATAGTTTCTAACTACATGTACCTGAGTGCGCACAACACTTCTGAGTCTACTACATGTTGAATATGAAGGTAGCAGGCATATTTTTTTCCTTGTGCCAAACATCTGCCTCTTTGTTCCCCAAGTGGTATATCACTATATGTACATGACATCAGGATTTAACACATAAAACAGTTGCTCCTGTTATATTTGAAGGTGATATGATGTGTTTAACAGTGATATGTGTAACAGTAATATGTGTAACAGTAATGTGTGTAACAGCAATGTTTGGAACAGTAATGTGTGAAACAGTAATGTGTGTAACAGCGATGTGTGTAACATGGATGTGTGTAACAGATTTACTTTCTAGACCACATCGCAGCTGCATATATCCTCAGTCACTGAAAGTCAGGTATTAGAGACAGCCTTCTCAGGTCCTCTCACCGCCCATGTTTCAGTGCATGTTTCAATGCATGTTTCAGTGCTGGTGAcagcttgtgtctgtgtgaatcaACATTTGTGTTATTATGACCAGCTGCGTAGACAGTTGGACTGGTTTTGGCATACTGAATATGGCATACTGAATATGtataatattttctaaattataAGTTCTATCTACTGGTCTGTGAACtgaaaaacatcaaaaacatgTGCCATTATTTTTCATATCAAGGATATTGTGAtttcaaaatgtacagtacatttctcTTTTGCATAATTTCTCTTTTGCATACTTAATCACAGTTTTCATGTCTTTGCTCAAGTTTGGCCAGCCACTTATTGCTCAAACAAAAAAAGCCAGGTCTCCCAACATTCTAACAGCTCTGTCCAGTATGGGGGACGTTATCAAAATCCATTCAACCCATAGGCTGCTGCGCTTGGTGCCTTCTGAATGGAGCCCTTCACTCGGAAATGGCAAACATCTTTAGCCCCTCTGAGATGGCAAACATCTTTAACCCCTGTGTTTGTCTTGCCTGCTCCATTTTTGCTCCACTTCCCTCTAGGCAGAGCCTTCTCCCATGGTCTAGTCCAGTCTACTTCCTCACCTCCTTCCCagccactctctctgtctctgtttggtTCTACACGGCCAGGTCGTCTGGTCGGATTCGGCTGCTGGTGCCGCTGGTTTTGCTCAAGCGCCGTGTGTCATTAATGTACCCGGCATGAAGCAGGGGCGGAGCAGAGCACTCGTCGGGCGTCTTCCCTGGTGCCTGGCTGTAACTCATCCTCAGGAACCCTCCCTCGCCCTCTGGGTTGTCATGGGAATGACGCTCGGTGGCCATGTTGACAGAGTTCTGCTGGTGTGCCATCCTGTTGTTGAATGGGTGAGAAGGCACCGAGGCCAAGGGTGCCATCGAACCTGACAACGCCAGGCACTGGTTGAAATCAGGGGGAGGGGTGCAGCCCTGGGAGTTGCCACCAGACGGGGTGTCAGGGTTGGTGGTGACTGTAATGGCTGCGGCTTTACGGTCGGTGTCCTTGCGGGTTCGCCTGCACTTCCTGATCCGCCGGTAAGCCAAGTGGTAGAGCTCGATGATAGACAGGAGCAGGGAGACACCAGCCACCACCAGCATgaagacaatgaacacattcttCTCCGTGGGCCGGGACATGTAGCAGTTGACTGGGTTCGGGCAGGGCCAGGCCTTGCAGTGGTACAGAGCCCGAAGGAAAACGCCGTAGATCATGTACTGGACCACAACGAACGTCACCTCCATCACCGTGCGGATCAGGATACTCAGAATGTACGTGGACAACAGCGCGCCTCGCAGGCGGAATCGCCCGGAAGCCTCCAGCGCCTTCCCACTGTCCCCCTGCTGAAGGTAAGCCTTCTCCCCGGACACGCTCCcgtcttctcctctctcctccctctcctcctgctgccTCTTTCGTTTCTCGTCCCTCCGCACGATGTGCATGGCGTGGCCCATGTAGATCAGTGACGGCGTGGACACGAAGACGATCTGCAGGACCCAGTAGCGGATGTGTGCAATAGGAAACGCATGGTCATAACAGACGTTAGTACAACCAGGCTGCTGGGTGTCGCACAGGAAGTCACTCTGCTCGTCCCCCCAGGAGGACTCTGCAGCAGTACCGAGGACTAGGATTCTGAAGATGAAAAGCACGGTGAGCCACACCTTCCCCACCGACGTGGAATGTTCCTGAACCTCCTCCAGGAAATTCCCCAGGAGACTCCAGTCTCCCATCTCTGCCACTCAATGGGTCCACCTGAGACGGGACGAGGTAGAGGAAAAGGGGTGAGGATAGGATGAAGAGGGAAACAGGAAGAGATATAGAAAATGGAGTAGAGAAAATTAAGgataaaagaaaatccagatcAGGAATTCTTTAAATTATTTCACGTATTGTCTAGCAAGGATTAATGTTTACGGTTGAAAAATGCTAAACATTTCTATAGCTAAATATTTAGTAAAGATGATCATAAAATTTTTAATTTTggaattttctaaatattttcagTATTTCAATCCCTTCAACTGCTTATTTTTATAAGAACTATTTTCTGAAAAAAGTTATCTAATGTTGCACTCATTTGACTCTGCACAATATTTctctcaaaatgtaaatgtgtccaGAGAGCTTGTCATCTTTGTCAGATGTgtctaaatgttttcataaaagAGTATATTCAGCTATACCATAAGGACCGCTTCTTCATGCCACCATTGTggtggcaaattaattatttaaaaatcatacagttgaaatgtacctatgataaaaatgacagacctctacatgctttgtaagtaggaaaacctgcaaaatcatcagtgtatcaaatacttgttctccccactgtatgtgtcaaAAACAGTGAAAAGTAGATGTAGGCAAAATAGTAGAgcgtataaaataaaataaagacattttataattttttcagttGATTACTTTTTCTGCTGGGATGTACTTTACTTTTTCAATAATTATACTTGTTATTGCTTGACTTCTATTTCATGATTCCTCCCCTTGGCTAGATTGTCTAAAATGCTTAttaaacaaaatgcattcacataGGGAGAGTAAATGAGAGATAAAATCATTATTACAGATCATATTCTCTATACTGACATTGTATTTTTTAGTCAATTTATGTGACTCCGTTCTAAAAAGACTCCTACCAGGAATCAGCTGAGTTACTGTGTGGCATGGTACACGTGCTTAAAAATAGCCTGTGATTAGCCTGGAGATGACAAAATGGCCTGAGAATGTACATTTTCCCACGACACATGCTCTACGTTTGAGGTCATTTCAAAGCAAACAGTGAGGTTGTTTCTGAGAACGCTTGTCATTGGATGTTTTTGTGTTGCCCTTGCTGACATTGACGTGTTGTAAGTCAGATACTttatgacagacagagaggatgcGGGGCAGcacatggctaagagctgttgaTCCTTTATGGCACTGATGGAATGGAATTATTTGCCCCTGCCACCACAGCATCTCCATCGTCCGGCTCCTCCATGATGCCCGGAGCGTCTTGCACTGGTGACCATGGTGACCATGTTTGCAATGAGTTACCATAGCCTTTGGTGTTCACTCTTCTCTTTACACTTCAATTCCGCAAAAAAGACGTATCTGTCAGGGACGGGGTCAATTCCAGTTTAGTTCGAGTCGTTTCAGGAAGCACACTTAAATGTGGGACTTTGGTCCACTGAATTAGTTTCTTTGTGAGTCAGGTTGTGGGCTTATCTTTGTTTACTAAAATATCCATGACCTTTAAATGGCTTATATGGAATCCCAGGAATGACACTAATGTCAGTAAAAGTTATTTGATGAGTAAATTATTAGAAAGGGTTGTCAAATATAAAGAAGTGTTTGATAATTTCCCTTGCCTACTAACAAACTACAATATGATTTTAGGAAAATGGGAAATGTCTCAtgaggtgtgtatatatagtgtatTCCTTGAAACTCTAGTGCATGCACATTTTATCAAGTAAACTGaccacacatctacacacatgCTGATATCACGCACAACATCACCTATAGGACACCTTTACACAACAAAGTTGCCCTTGGCCCATGAAAAGGTGCGCTGCAAACCCCCTCCACGACACAGTCACCTCTACCCACTGGCtggctgaacttggcttgcctagtttttctttcttgttctaCTATGCTAGTCTTAGATTCTAAGCAGATCACTAAGCAGTCAGTTAACAGACCTAAATATTACTGCAAATACTCAGCAGGAGAAAAATGGAATCTTACCGTGTGCCTCATTTACACATCCTTCTGATAGTAATCCATCAAGCTGTTTTGAAACGTTCGTTCAAAGGACACGGTAATAATGCAAACATGTCCAGTGCTTTCTGCAAATACTGTCTCTCGTCTGCTGCGCGCCCTCGATGTAGTGACCCTGACCATAACAATTTTGGTTGAACATCTCTTCTCTCACCTTCTcagcttctccctctctccctctcacaaactctctttgtctttctccttACCTCCCTGGTTTATAAAAATAGGATGGGAACTCTGTGGGGCTCCAGGGACAGTAAGCGTTCTTATCCTCACAAGAGGATGTGTTTTGAGGGGAAGGTTAATATGTCTGGGTCAGTAGAAAAAGGCACCCAGAAGAAAACAGTGAAGGGAAGCATTCAATAATACAATATTTATCACATTTTACAGACAATGTTTTCAAGGTGCATAATAAAGATTGCAGTATTTCGAAATTACAAAAACTGGAGAAAGGAGCACCTTAAGAACAAAAAATCCAAATTTCGGAGCCTTTAGATTCTTTGACAGTTCAATTAGCCAGGACCATAATAAATGAACCTTTAGCCAATGTTTGGGTTTGGACATTTAGAACAACTAAAGGCCAGTGCCAGAAGATCTGAGGGACCTGTCACAGGcgcagggagggagacaggacacaggcgcagggaGAAAAGAGGACGTTTAACGAACCTCAAATGAGAAAAAACAAGTCATTGAACAAACTGAAAACCCAAACAGGTTACAAACCATGATCAGCACACGCAAGGGAAGAATCAACTCAAATAGGGacggtgatcaggaacacaggtaaGGACAATCATGAATAGAAACAGGCGTCCGGTGCTCTGTCAAActggggagagagggtgttgggtCTCACTGGCACGGCAGGCCTGCCAGGACACGACAGGATCGACTCGGCCCGTATCTTAAAAGCATGTCAGCGCTGCAAAGTCATGGAATTCTGTTTGCGAACTGCTTTCAAAGTACTCAACGTATTGAAGTCCAGAGATTCTAATCATAGATCTTTTTGGATTACAAGTATTTTTATCGTGTcacatgtttgtttaaaaaaaaaaaaacagaaccagAACGGGCTTCTCAAAAGCCAACTGTTGTCAAAGCAACACACAGCTTGCAGTTGCTGTGAGATAATGTGCACAGTGTCCCACAAAGATCTGAGGAGTTGCGATCCTAGACAAGAGGAAGGGACTGAGAGCCTGGCCTTAACAATGGCAGGAGGTCGGAGCTAAACACAGTCATTTTATTTAGAATGACATTCATTTTCTTGACAAAGGAGTTTCCTTGCCTGTCCAAAATACAACCTAACCTGGCAGACCAACAATAGAATAGTAGTACCAGTTAGAGGGCAGATATTTGCATAGTGTGGTGAGGTGCTGAGTTATTGTACTGTAATATAGACTAAGTAGTGAAATCTCCTTTTCTTAGAGTTATCATTGTATGTTTCATACTTCAAGTCATCAcacatggttttattttttgacaGCTGCTAGCACCCTCGAGAGTCATATCTGATGTTTCTGACTAGGTATATTTCTTTCTATTTGTTCCCAGACTAAGTTGGCACGATCGGTCAAAGGTGTACAATAAGGAGTGAGAGGTATAAATAAGGGCAATGACCAGTCACTAGAAGCATTAATAAATCTGTCAGTTAGCCTGGACAGTGgatacacaaatgcacacactgtCCACAGAGTGGTGGGAAAGAAATCTTAGCTACGCTGAGGATTGGGACGTAGCGGATATCTCCATCTGTTGGAACTTGCTGAGggtctcccctgtctcctttcATTAACTTCCTGTTCTTATTCTCAGAGGAAG is part of the Esox lucius isolate fEsoLuc1 chromosome 16, fEsoLuc1.pri, whole genome shotgun sequence genome and encodes:
- the gja5a gene encoding gap junction protein, alpha 5a, which translates into the protein MGDWSLLGNFLEEVQEHSTSVGKVWLTVLFIFRILVLGTAAESSWGDEQSDFLCDTQQPGCTNVCYDHAFPIAHIRYWVLQIVFVSTPSLIYMGHAMHIVRRDEKRKRQQEEREERGEDGSVSGEKAYLQQGDSGKALEASGRFRLRGALLSTYILSILIRTVMEVTFVVVQYMIYGVFLRALYHCKAWPCPNPVNCYMSRPTEKNVFIVFMLVVAGVSLLLSIIELYHLAYRRIRKCRRTRKDTDRKAAAITVTTNPDTPSGGNSQGCTPPPDFNQCLALSGSMAPLASVPSHPFNNRMAHQQNSVNMATERHSHDNPEGEGGFLRMSYSQAPGKTPDECSAPPLLHAGYINDTRRLSKTSGTSSRIRPDDLAV